The following proteins are encoded in a genomic region of Streptomyces lunaelactis:
- the efeO gene encoding iron uptake system protein EfeO — protein MRAVRLSVVTAAATAAALTAVTGCAEKSDAKGSAGAVQVTAKDDACEVSKKEFPAGHVQLDIENKGSKVTEVYILFPDDRIVSERENIGPGTKQKLTAEVKAGDYEIACKPGMKGDGIRQKVTVTGAGKAAKRSPEMDAAVAAYRKYVQTQADETLPKAQVFADAVKAGDIEAAKKAYADSRIGWERTEPVAESFGDIDPKVDLREDGVEKGQKWTGWHTLEKALWQDKKLGAEEKALADTLIKDLTVWQKKVGTAEISPTSVANGAKELLDEVATGKVTGEEERYSHTDLVDFKANVEGAQMSHELLKPVASKNDPKLVAELDKQFAALNTLLDKYRKDTSSYEFTSYDKVGKAERKELSDAVNALAEPLSKLAAAVTK, from the coding sequence ATGCGAGCCGTCCGTCTGTCCGTCGTCACCGCCGCCGCAACCGCCGCTGCCCTGACCGCCGTCACGGGCTGCGCCGAGAAGAGCGATGCCAAGGGCTCCGCCGGTGCCGTTCAGGTCACCGCGAAGGACGACGCCTGCGAGGTGTCGAAGAAGGAGTTCCCGGCCGGGCACGTCCAGCTCGACATCGAGAACAAGGGCTCCAAGGTCACCGAGGTCTACATCCTCTTCCCGGACGACCGCATCGTGTCCGAGCGCGAGAACATCGGCCCCGGCACGAAGCAGAAGCTCACCGCCGAAGTGAAGGCCGGTGACTACGAGATCGCCTGCAAGCCCGGCATGAAGGGCGACGGCATCCGCCAGAAGGTCACCGTCACCGGCGCCGGCAAGGCCGCCAAGCGCAGCCCGGAGATGGACGCCGCCGTCGCCGCGTACCGCAAGTACGTGCAGACGCAGGCCGACGAGACGCTGCCGAAGGCCCAGGTGTTCGCGGACGCCGTCAAGGCGGGCGACATCGAGGCGGCCAAGAAGGCGTACGCCGACTCCCGTATCGGCTGGGAGCGCACCGAGCCGGTCGCCGAGTCCTTCGGTGACATCGACCCGAAGGTCGACCTGCGCGAGGACGGCGTGGAGAAGGGCCAGAAGTGGACCGGCTGGCACACACTCGAGAAGGCGCTGTGGCAGGACAAGAAGCTCGGCGCCGAGGAGAAGGCACTCGCCGACACCCTCATCAAGGACCTGACCGTCTGGCAGAAGAAGGTCGGTACGGCCGAGATCTCCCCGACCTCCGTGGCCAACGGCGCCAAGGAGCTCCTGGACGAGGTCGCCACCGGCAAGGTCACCGGTGAGGAGGAGCGCTACAGCCACACCGACCTCGTCGACTTCAAGGCGAACGTCGAGGGTGCGCAGATGTCGCACGAGCTGCTCAAGCCGGTCGCGTCCAAGAACGACCCGAAGCTCGTCGCCGAGCTGGACAAGCAGTTCGCGGCGCTGAACACGCTGCTCGACAAGTACCGCAAGGACACCAGCTCGTACGAGTTCACCTCGTACGACAAGGTCGGCAAGGCGGAGCGCAAGGAGCTCAGCGACGCGGTCAACGCGCTCGCCGAGCCGCTCTCCAAGCTCGCCGCCGCGGTCACGAAGTAA
- a CDS encoding family 2B encapsulin nanocompartment shell protein, translating into MTTESVQHGQQSLSTSAARNLATTTKTVPQMMGITPRYLLRALPWVELEAAVYRVNRRRHFLLGDGLIATYTDGDGEARVIAEDLREIVFLRDLDSPVLSALAGGFVQREVAPGEVIAGADAPAGQLHVIAFGRAEKRATGQYGEDALIGVLGDGDFFDARAWARGETQSYQVKAVTPCTVLSLDHRMLSELADQEPVLRAQLDAYAANGQGPTERELPIEMTSGHSGELDLPQTFVDYEESPREYELSIAQTVLKVHTRVSDIYNSSIDQVQAQLRLTSEALRERQEWEMLNNPGYGLLHNVVPSQRVHTRKGAPTPDDLDELLTRVWKQPAFFLAHPRAIAAFGRECTRRGVPPQIVELFGSPFLTWRGVPLLPCDKLDLRGSGNSVPGTTNILLMRVGEAEQGVVGLRPAKVPDEVEPGLSVRAMGVDRQAITSYLMTSYFSAAALVDDAIAVLQNVEVANYYDYS; encoded by the coding sequence ATGACCACCGAGAGTGTTCAGCACGGTCAGCAGAGCCTGAGTACCTCCGCCGCGAGGAACCTGGCCACGACCACCAAGACAGTGCCGCAGATGATGGGGATCACCCCTCGCTACCTGCTGCGCGCCCTGCCGTGGGTGGAGTTGGAGGCGGCTGTCTACCGGGTCAACCGCCGTCGGCACTTCCTCCTCGGCGACGGATTGATCGCCACCTACACCGACGGCGACGGCGAAGCCCGGGTGATCGCCGAGGACCTCCGCGAGATCGTCTTCCTCCGCGACCTGGACAGCCCGGTGCTGAGCGCCCTCGCCGGCGGTTTCGTGCAGCGCGAGGTCGCTCCCGGCGAGGTCATCGCCGGCGCGGATGCTCCCGCTGGGCAGTTGCACGTCATCGCGTTCGGCCGCGCTGAGAAGCGCGCCACCGGCCAGTACGGCGAGGACGCTCTGATCGGCGTCCTCGGGGATGGAGACTTCTTCGACGCCCGCGCCTGGGCGCGCGGCGAGACGCAGTCGTATCAGGTCAAAGCCGTCACACCGTGTACGGTGCTCTCCCTCGACCACCGGATGCTCTCCGAACTCGCCGACCAAGAGCCTGTCCTGCGCGCCCAGCTGGACGCGTACGCCGCCAACGGCCAGGGCCCCACCGAGCGTGAGCTTCCGATCGAGATGACTTCCGGCCACAGCGGCGAGCTCGACCTGCCGCAGACCTTCGTGGACTACGAGGAGAGCCCACGCGAGTACGAGCTGAGCATCGCGCAGACCGTGCTGAAGGTGCACACCCGCGTATCCGACATCTACAACTCCTCGATCGACCAGGTCCAGGCACAGCTGCGGCTGACATCGGAGGCCCTGCGCGAGCGCCAGGAATGGGAGATGCTCAACAACCCCGGCTACGGGCTGCTCCACAACGTTGTGCCCAGCCAGCGCGTGCACACCCGCAAGGGCGCGCCGACACCCGACGACCTGGACGAGCTCCTTACCCGGGTCTGGAAGCAGCCCGCGTTCTTCCTGGCCCACCCCAGGGCGATCGCTGCGTTCGGACGCGAATGCACCCGGCGCGGGGTACCGCCTCAGATCGTGGAACTCTTCGGCAGCCCGTTTTTGACCTGGCGCGGCGTGCCGCTGCTGCCCTGTGACAAGCTCGACCTCAGGGGCTCGGGCAACTCGGTGCCCGGAACCACCAACATCCTCCTGATGCGGGTCGGCGAGGCCGAGCAGGGTGTGGTGGGCCTGCGTCCGGCGAAGGTACCTGACGAGGTGGAGCCCGGCTTGTCCGTGCGTGCGATGGGTGTCGACCGCCAGGCCATCACCTCCTACCTGATGACCAGCTACTTCTCCGCCGCCGCGCTGGTTGACGACGCCATCGCCGTGCTCCAGAACGTCGAGGTGGCCAACTACTATGACTACTCCTGA
- the efeU gene encoding iron uptake transporter permease EfeU, which yields MFGNYLIGLREGLEASLVVCILIAYLVKTERRDALRPIWIGIGVAVAISLGFGFALEFGSQELTFEAQELLGGSLSIVAVCLVTWMVFWMRRTARHLRSELHGKLDAALQMGTGALVATAFLAVGREGLETALFVWASVRASSDGSSAPLVGVLLGIATAMLLGWLFYRGALRINLAKFFTWTGGMLVIVAAGVLAYGVHDLQEARFLGGLADKAFNITATIPPDSWYGTLLKGVFNFQPDPTVLQVTVWALYLIPTLGLFLAPVGFGRSVGVKEQKATDEKAESGGKSAPGGDGVRGDDGAVLDGERVRDGARGAGSRTGGDEG from the coding sequence GTGTTCGGAAACTATCTGATCGGCCTGCGCGAGGGTCTGGAGGCCAGCCTGGTCGTCTGCATCCTGATCGCGTATCTGGTGAAGACGGAGCGGCGTGACGCGCTGCGTCCGATCTGGATCGGCATCGGGGTCGCGGTCGCGATCTCGCTGGGCTTCGGCTTCGCGCTCGAATTCGGCTCGCAGGAGCTGACGTTCGAGGCGCAGGAGCTGCTCGGCGGCTCGCTGTCGATCGTCGCGGTGTGCCTGGTGACCTGGATGGTCTTCTGGATGCGGCGCACGGCGCGGCATCTGAGGTCCGAGCTGCACGGCAAGCTGGACGCCGCGCTGCAGATGGGCACGGGCGCCCTGGTCGCCACCGCGTTCCTGGCGGTGGGCCGCGAGGGCCTGGAGACTGCGCTGTTCGTGTGGGCCTCGGTACGGGCCAGCAGCGACGGCTCGTCCGCGCCGCTGGTCGGTGTGCTGCTCGGTATCGCCACCGCGATGCTGCTGGGCTGGCTGTTCTACCGGGGCGCGTTGAGGATCAACCTGGCGAAGTTCTTCACCTGGACCGGCGGAATGCTGGTGATCGTGGCGGCCGGCGTGCTGGCGTACGGCGTCCATGACCTGCAGGAGGCCCGCTTCCTCGGCGGTCTGGCGGACAAGGCCTTCAACATCACCGCGACGATCCCGCCGGACAGTTGGTACGGCACGCTGCTGAAGGGCGTCTTCAACTTCCAGCCCGATCCGACCGTCCTCCAGGTCACGGTGTGGGCGCTGTATCTGATCCCGACGCTCGGGCTGTTTCTCGCCCCGGTAGGGTTCGGACGGTCAGTGGGGGTCAAGGAGCAGAAGGCAACCGATGAGAAGGCTGAGTCGGGTGGGAAGTCCGCGCCGGGCGGCGACGGGGTTCGCGGCGATGACGGTGCTGTCCTTGACGGCGAGCGCGTGCGTGACGGTGCACGGGGAGCGGGAAGTCGTACCGGCGGCGACGAAGGCTGA
- the efeB gene encoding iron uptake transporter deferrochelatase/peroxidase subunit, with amino-acid sequence MSEETQVAEETQVTAETGGRAPSRRSLLGWGGAGLALGAAAAGGAVAAVRTGDQAVPAADSGAAIPFHGTHQAGIASAVQDRLHFAAFDVKTKDRAELVQLLKDWTRAAERMAAGHAVGEGAFGGLEEAPPDDTGEALGLKPSRLTLTIGFGPSLFAKGRFGLEGKRPGALLELPAFPGDNLDPARSGGDLCVQACADDPQVAVHAIRNLARIGFGKVAVRWSQLGFGKTSSTTPEAQTPRNMMGFKDGTRNIAGTDNAALDRHVWVASKDGAGWLAGGSYLVARRIRMNIETWDRTPLKEQEDIFGRDKGEGAPVGKAKERDEPFLKAMLPTAHVRLAHPDTNDGAKLLRRGYSFTDGTDGLGRLDAGLFFLAYQRDVRTGFIPVQNSLARADVLNEYIQHVGSALFAVPPGVRDKDDWWGRALFS; translated from the coding sequence ATGTCCGAGGAGACACAGGTGGCCGAGGAAACACAGGTGACCGCGGAGACCGGCGGCCGGGCGCCGTCGCGTCGTTCGCTGCTCGGCTGGGGCGGTGCCGGGCTCGCGCTCGGCGCGGCAGCGGCCGGCGGCGCGGTGGCCGCCGTACGCACCGGGGACCAGGCCGTGCCCGCCGCCGACAGCGGTGCGGCCATTCCCTTCCACGGCACGCACCAGGCCGGTATCGCCAGCGCCGTCCAGGACCGGCTGCACTTCGCCGCCTTCGACGTGAAGACCAAGGACCGCGCCGAGCTGGTCCAGTTGCTCAAGGACTGGACGCGCGCGGCCGAGCGGATGGCAGCGGGCCACGCGGTCGGCGAAGGCGCCTTCGGCGGTCTCGAGGAGGCCCCGCCGGACGACACCGGCGAGGCGCTCGGACTCAAGCCGTCGCGGCTCACGCTGACCATCGGCTTCGGCCCGTCCCTCTTCGCCAAGGGCCGCTTCGGTCTTGAGGGCAAGCGCCCCGGGGCGCTGCTCGAGCTGCCGGCGTTCCCCGGCGACAATCTCGATCCGGCGCGCAGCGGCGGCGACTTGTGTGTCCAGGCGTGCGCGGACGACCCGCAGGTCGCGGTGCACGCGATCCGCAACCTCGCCCGGATCGGTTTCGGCAAGGTCGCGGTGCGCTGGTCGCAGCTCGGCTTCGGCAAGACGTCGTCGACGACGCCCGAGGCGCAGACCCCGCGCAACATGATGGGCTTCAAGGACGGCACCAGGAACATCGCCGGCACCGACAACGCGGCGCTCGACAGGCATGTCTGGGTGGCCTCGAAGGACGGCGCCGGCTGGCTGGCCGGCGGCTCCTATCTCGTCGCCCGCCGGATCCGGATGAACATCGAGACCTGGGACCGGACCCCGCTCAAGGAGCAGGAGGACATCTTCGGCCGCGACAAGGGCGAGGGTGCCCCGGTCGGCAAGGCCAAGGAGCGCGACGAGCCGTTCCTGAAGGCCATGCTGCCGACCGCGCATGTGCGGCTCGCCCACCCGGACACCAACGACGGCGCGAAGCTGCTGCGCCGCGGCTATTCCTTCACGGACGGCACGGACGGGCTCGGCCGCCTCGACGCGGGCCTGTTCTTCCTGGCGTACCAGCGCGATGTGCGCACCGGATTCATCCCGGTGCAGAACAGCCTGGCGCGCGCCGACGTCCTCAACGAGTACATCCAGCACGTGGGTTCCGCGCTGTTCGCGGTGCCGCCGGGCGTCCGGGACAAGGACGACTGGTGGGGCCGGGCGCTGTTCTCGTAG